A region of Paenibacillus sp. 37 DNA encodes the following proteins:
- a CDS encoding sensor histidine kinase has product MRLFLKDHLLLVGIYVLQMLLVPCVYWLSGEGRPMKIVLYGMLISTVVLLIYLVIRYLQLRAYYRLLEQPRKLVNEPFQTLGNSVVAEAIQELLHELERNRQNEMGQLRTSKDQQVVFMNRWVHQMKTPLSIIQLTLEDVDDETAGSIQDELDKMRKGLEMVLHSSRLEQFEGDFRVELLSLHEVLRSSIAENRRLFIRRGITPDIRMEGDLQIYSDSKWLRFMFTQILTNAVNYSDSKSGKKVIITGYKQEERTILDIQDEGIGISSEDIHRVFNPYFTGERGRQYHESTGMGLYLVREISARLDNRVELFSELNKGTLVRFSWIHSKYPQ; this is encoded by the coding sequence ATGAGACTTTTCCTGAAAGACCACCTGTTGTTAGTCGGAATTTATGTGTTACAGATGCTGCTGGTTCCGTGTGTCTACTGGCTCTCTGGTGAGGGCCGTCCGATGAAGATTGTCCTTTATGGCATGCTGATCAGTACTGTTGTGCTGTTGATCTATCTGGTCATACGTTACCTCCAGCTACGAGCGTATTATCGTCTACTTGAACAACCACGTAAACTGGTAAACGAGCCTTTCCAAACGCTTGGAAATTCGGTCGTGGCGGAAGCCATCCAGGAATTGTTACATGAACTGGAGCGTAATCGGCAGAACGAGATGGGTCAATTACGTACTAGCAAGGATCAGCAGGTGGTATTCATGAATCGCTGGGTTCATCAGATGAAGACGCCCTTGTCCATCATCCAACTGACCTTGGAAGATGTGGACGATGAGACGGCTGGCAGTATTCAGGATGAGCTGGATAAAATGCGCAAAGGACTTGAGATGGTCTTGCATTCATCACGGCTTGAACAGTTCGAAGGGGATTTTCGTGTAGAGCTGCTGTCTCTGCATGAGGTGCTTCGGAGTAGCATTGCAGAGAACCGGCGTTTGTTTATTCGCAGAGGCATTACGCCGGATATCCGGATGGAGGGCGACCTTCAGATATACAGTGATTCCAAGTGGCTACGGTTCATGTTCACCCAGATTTTGACCAATGCCGTGAACTATTCCGATAGCAAATCAGGCAAAAAAGTGATCATTACCGGCTATAAACAGGAAGAGCGTACAATCCTGGACATTCAGGATGAGGGAATCGGCATCTCGTCCGAGGATATTCATCGTGTGTTCAATCCCTATTTTACAGGTGAACGTGGCAGGCAATACCACGAATCCACAGGGATGGGGTTATATCTGGTTCGTGAGATCAGTGCACGTCTGGATAACCGGGTAGAGTTGTTTTCGGAGCTGAATAAGGGAACGCTGGTCAGATTTAGCTGGATTCATTCGAAATATCCGCAATAA
- a CDS encoding ABC transporter ATP-binding protein, producing MEMLQVSGLNKVYQGKVQTQALSDIHLTIKQGEFVGIMGPSGSGKTTLLNMVSTIDEPSSGKVLINGMNPFDMKKKELAMFRRRELGFVFQDFNLLDTLTVAENIVLPLTLDKVKLKEMESRLHRITAKLGIDHILDKRVYEISGGQRQRTAIARSMINMPSIVLADEPTGALDSTSSQAVMESLEQINQQEKTTIMLVTHDPLAASYCNRIVFIKDGKLAAEVHRGDNRQTFFQRIIDTLSFWGGNSHELSSVRV from the coding sequence ATGGAAATGTTACAAGTATCGGGACTGAACAAAGTATATCAGGGCAAAGTGCAGACTCAAGCCCTTAGTGATATTCATCTGACAATCAAACAAGGTGAGTTTGTGGGTATTATGGGCCCGTCCGGCAGTGGCAAAACCACATTGTTAAACATGGTCTCTACCATTGATGAACCCAGCTCAGGCAAGGTGCTAATTAATGGCATGAACCCGTTTGATATGAAAAAGAAAGAACTTGCCATGTTCCGGCGTCGGGAACTCGGGTTTGTCTTTCAGGATTTCAATCTGTTGGACACGCTGACGGTTGCCGAGAATATTGTACTTCCATTGACGCTGGACAAGGTCAAACTGAAGGAGATGGAGAGTAGACTACATCGTATTACAGCCAAGCTTGGGATTGATCATATTCTGGATAAACGAGTGTACGAAATCTCGGGTGGACAGCGACAGCGCACAGCCATTGCGAGATCCATGATCAATATGCCTTCGATTGTATTGGCGGATGAACCCACTGGTGCATTGGATTCCACTTCATCTCAGGCTGTCATGGAGTCGCTTGAACAGATTAATCAGCAGGAGAAAACGACCATTATGCTGGTGACACACGATCCCCTTGCTGCAAGTTATTGCAATCGAATCGTATTTATCAAGGACGGGAAACTGGCAGCGGAGGTACACCGCGGAGATAATCGGCAGACGTTCTTCCAGCGGATCATTGATACTTTATCCTTCTGGGGAGGGAATTCACATGAGCTTTCCTCAGTTCGCGTTTAA
- a CDS encoding ABC transporter permease gives MSFPQFAFNNIRRNGRAYIAFFLSSVFMVMIFFAYAVFIYHPYVAELPMGDTTATGMQIASIIVYVFAFFFVMYSISAFLKSRNKEFGILTILGAEPGQIRKLVILENMLIGCLSIIAGIGGGMLLSKLFLMLTTRFIGMDDLSFYFPVKAILITIGAFLLLFFCISLFTLVFIGNKRTLELLTGTSKPKKEPKASWFFSLLGLTLLTIGFVALRSKLSGGTILLAAVTGIAGTYFFYSQLSVLIIRVLKRNRKTVWHGTRLLWISEMSYKMKDNARMLFMVTVVIAIASMSAVVILSLDQENREQFTNNDFPIQYNVFRPAEQLDMSAIDSMLEAAGLDYQQIYLEYFWSAADQSAVSVMPLSHYNQYNLTQGKKMFQLDAGSALFVDTRNEKDQGQIERNRFRNFAKGDKLTLSLNASPLEARVTDTDIDPQFGTLLYATGVVVLPDEKYEEIAQQIKENMISAKYLYQIPAWGHAVPDRHSSEAMVSDQLLFSADSIRSSNASTDNHSGYLSTRYGDFERFRQGTALFTFLGIFIGLIFSISSASFLYFRLHTDLEADGKMVHSLSKMGLSFQEMKRSSTVQIAILFFLPIGVAIIETLVVVKPFLTEFGITNYTMPLLTVFGAFVLAQTFYFFVIRSRYVSSLRKMMV, from the coding sequence ATGAGCTTTCCTCAGTTCGCGTTTAATAACATTCGCCGCAATGGGCGAGCGTATATTGCTTTTTTTCTTAGCAGTGTGTTTATGGTCATGATATTTTTCGCTTATGCAGTATTTATCTATCATCCATATGTGGCAGAGTTGCCAATGGGTGACACTACCGCTACGGGGATGCAGATCGCTTCGATTATCGTGTATGTGTTTGCATTTTTCTTTGTTATGTATTCCATCAGTGCTTTTCTCAAATCACGGAACAAGGAGTTTGGCATTCTGACCATACTTGGTGCGGAGCCTGGACAGATTCGGAAATTGGTCATATTGGAAAATATGTTGATCGGCTGTCTGTCCATTATTGCCGGTATCGGCGGAGGCATGTTGTTGTCCAAGCTGTTCCTGATGTTAACCACTCGTTTTATCGGGATGGATGATCTGTCCTTTTATTTTCCGGTGAAAGCGATTCTGATTACGATCGGGGCCTTTCTGTTATTATTTTTCTGCATTTCACTTTTCACATTGGTATTTATCGGAAACAAACGGACGTTAGAACTTTTGACGGGGACCAGCAAACCTAAAAAAGAACCCAAAGCTTCGTGGTTCTTCTCACTTCTGGGCCTGACATTACTTACAATCGGATTTGTAGCACTCCGCAGTAAATTGAGTGGCGGTACGATCTTGCTCGCAGCAGTGACAGGCATCGCAGGGACGTATTTTTTCTACTCACAACTTTCCGTGCTCATTATACGGGTATTGAAGCGTAATCGTAAAACGGTATGGCATGGTACTCGTCTGTTATGGATCTCAGAGATGAGTTACAAAATGAAGGATAATGCTCGGATGCTCTTTATGGTGACGGTAGTGATTGCGATTGCTTCGATGAGTGCAGTTGTGATTTTGTCACTGGATCAAGAGAACCGGGAGCAGTTTACAAACAATGATTTTCCAATTCAATACAATGTTTTCAGACCAGCAGAGCAATTGGATATGAGCGCTATTGATTCGATGCTTGAAGCTGCAGGCTTGGATTATCAACAGATATATCTGGAATATTTCTGGTCCGCTGCAGATCAGAGTGCTGTCTCGGTTATGCCGCTTAGTCACTACAACCAATACAATCTGACACAAGGGAAAAAGATGTTCCAATTGGATGCCGGATCTGCCTTATTTGTGGATACCCGCAATGAGAAGGATCAGGGTCAGATCGAGCGCAACAGATTTCGTAATTTTGCGAAGGGAGACAAGTTGACGTTGAGTCTGAATGCGAGCCCACTGGAAGCTCGGGTTACGGATACAGATATCGATCCACAGTTTGGAACCCTACTCTATGCTACAGGTGTAGTTGTCCTACCGGATGAGAAGTATGAAGAGATTGCCCAACAGATCAAAGAGAATATGATATCTGCTAAATATCTGTATCAGATTCCTGCATGGGGTCATGCTGTACCTGACCGCCACTCCTCGGAAGCCATGGTTAGCGATCAGCTTCTATTCTCCGCGGATTCCATTCGGAGTAGCAACGCTTCAACGGATAACCACTCTGGATATCTGAGTACGCGGTACGGTGATTTTGAAAGATTCAGACAGGGGACAGCACTATTTACCTTCTTGGGCATATTTATCGGATTAATCTTCTCGATCTCTTCCGCAAGCTTTCTGTATTTCAGACTGCATACCGATCTTGAAGCGGATGGAAAGATGGTGCATTCTCTTTCGAAAATGGGTCTCAGTTTCCAGGAGATGAAACGATCATCCACCGTTCAGATTGCTATTCTGTTCTTTTTACCGATCGGAGTAGCTATCATTGAAACTTTGGTCGTGGTTAAGCCATTTCTTACTGAATTCGGTATTACCAATTATACGATGCCGCTGTTGACTGTATTTGGTGCCTTTGTACTTGCACAGACGTTTTATTTCTTTGTTATTCGTTCCAGATATGTATCTTCTCTGCGCAAAATGATGGTGTAA
- a CDS encoding DUF2249 domain-containing protein, which translates to MNTYAATINATEYPPHLKHKIIFETFDQLQPQESMLLINDHDPKPLRFQFQSTHPDGFNWEYIEQGPTTFQVKISKL; encoded by the coding sequence ATGAACACATATGCAGCAACTATTAATGCCACGGAGTATCCACCGCATTTGAAACATAAAATTATCTTCGAAACGTTTGATCAGCTGCAACCGCAGGAATCCATGCTGCTTATTAATGATCACGATCCAAAACCGCTACGATTCCAGTTCCAATCCACACATCCTGACGGCTTCAACTGGGAGTACATTGAACAGGGGCCTACAACGTTCCAGGTCAAAATCAGCAAATTATAG
- a CDS encoding DUF2249 domain-containing protein, which translates to MSPSEVHIVELDVRSHLSKKLEPFQLIMDTVKGLQHEDVFVLHAPFKPTPLLGILKMKGYSNSSERKSSDHWVTTFVHKKNKTSADTISAAVLSGTPPKTELDSVSGDTSFSCEGRPEEIIVEAEFNPSSQAPTVVLDNRGLEPPQPMMRTLAALERCKPGDVVLIHNDRVPVFLIEELNNLGCLYTVADQADGTAKVRIEKG; encoded by the coding sequence ATGTCTCCATCTGAAGTCCATATTGTTGAATTGGATGTGCGTTCTCATCTGAGTAAAAAGCTGGAGCCGTTTCAGTTGATCATGGACACGGTCAAAGGCCTTCAACATGAAGATGTATTTGTACTACACGCTCCATTCAAACCAACGCCTCTGCTCGGTATTCTCAAAATGAAAGGGTACTCCAATTCATCAGAACGCAAGAGTTCAGATCACTGGGTCACCACATTTGTGCACAAAAAAAATAAAACCAGTGCAGATACCATATCTGCAGCGGTTTTATCCGGTACGCCCCCAAAGACTGAACTGGATTCGGTTTCAGGTGATACCTCATTTTCCTGCGAGGGCCGTCCAGAAGAAATTATTGTGGAAGCTGAGTTCAATCCATCTTCTCAGGCTCCAACCGTCGTACTTGATAACCGGGGATTAGAACCACCTCAGCCGATGATGCGAACGCTTGCGGCACTGGAGCGTTGCAAGCCCGGGGATGTCGTGTTGATTCATAATGACCGTGTGCCTGTATTCTTGATTGAGGAACTTAACAATCTGGGTTGTCTCTACACAGTTGCAGATCAGGCGGATGGTACAGCCAAAGTGAGAATTGAAAAAGGGTAA
- a CDS encoding cupin domain-containing protein, giving the protein MSITSLQEVKTFSEDRFTKRILFQQGDGVTFVLHFLPGQQLPVHKHPGTDVILLVVEGTGTLILDGKEQEVKQEDVIHCGGEVEFAFHNTGDQEVRLFVVLNKVPAASYAKDI; this is encoded by the coding sequence ATGAGTATTACGTCATTGCAAGAAGTCAAAACATTCAGCGAGGACCGTTTCACAAAACGGATTTTATTCCAACAGGGTGATGGAGTGACCTTTGTACTTCATTTTCTGCCAGGTCAGCAGCTTCCCGTTCATAAACATCCGGGCACAGACGTTATTTTGCTGGTTGTCGAAGGCACAGGCACTCTTATTTTGGATGGAAAGGAACAAGAGGTGAAACAAGAGGATGTGATCCATTGTGGCGGTGAGGTGGAGTTCGCATTCCATAATACAGGAGATCAGGAGGTTCGTTTGTTCGTGGTATTAAATAAAGTTCCAGCAGCATCGTATGCAAAGGACATCTAA
- a CDS encoding metal-sulfur cluster assembly factor: MEQTTHLLECLKEVYDPELGVNIVDLGLVYEVREEPERVHVRMTLTTPGCPLHDTIVGAVKWVLQENTNKTDIDVQVVWEPQWSPQLMSNEAKEMLGYF; the protein is encoded by the coding sequence ATGGAACAAACCACGCATTTGCTGGAATGTCTCAAGGAAGTATATGACCCTGAATTAGGTGTCAATATCGTTGACTTGGGTCTGGTGTATGAAGTAAGGGAAGAGCCTGAACGGGTACATGTACGGATGACGCTGACTACACCAGGTTGCCCGCTGCACGATACAATTGTTGGTGCGGTGAAATGGGTTTTGCAGGAAAATACAAATAAGACTGATATTGATGTTCAAGTCGTGTGGGAGCCACAGTGGTCTCCACAGCTGATGTCGAATGAAGCCAAAGAAATGCTGGGGTACTTCTAG
- a CDS encoding nitrate reductase subunit alpha has translation MSNKSMPWMGKLKYFAKREKSAEGWSEMSPVNRDWEDVYRRRWQHDKVVRSTHGVNCTGSCSWQIYVKDGIVTWETQATDYPSTGPDMPEFEPRGCPRGASFSWYLYSPLRVKHPYVRGALLDMWRDALQTHGDPVQAWSSIADDPAKVKRYKSVRGKGGLVRASWGEVTQIIAASLIHTIKEYGPDRIIGFSPIPAMSMVSYAAGSRFLSLMGSPLLSFYDWYADLPPASPQIWGDQTDVPESSDWYNSGYILVWGSNLPMTRTPDAHFLAEARYRGTKVVSISPDYAEYVKFADTWMSVKQGTDGALAMAMGHVILKEFYIEKPTDYFMQYAKQYTDFPNLLIVEEKDGVHTAGRFLVGEDLGITGNNMAWKTLVYDENSGTYAMPKGSLGFRWGEEGTWNLKMEHVENGEPIDPRLSLLGVHHDLVTIQLPYFDDEGKHIMQRQIPVRRIWLEDRWIMVTAVYDLVLAKYGVEREMTRSADSTEVVTNGEQLSVRINRGDDILHEPQEKPFTPAWQEKITGVDQETVTQIAREFAQNAIDTQGRSMIIMGAGINHWYNSDVIYRAIINLILMTGCQGVNGGGWAHYVGQEKLRPAEGWQTIAFARDWTGPARLQNGTSFFYFATDQWRYEETQVEELTSALEGEPRFQHVADYNVMAARMGWLPSYPQFNRNSIDLHQDALQAGATTKEEIGAYVASELQNKNLKFSIEQPDDPANFPRVLFVWRANLISSSGKGHEYFLKHLLGATNGLLNDDDHGLRPEHVEWVDEAPEGKLDLMINMDFRMAGTAMYSDIVLPAATWYEKSDLSSTDMHPFVHPFNPAVAAQWESRSDWDTFKEIARVFSEMAAQQFDGPQKEIIATPLLHDSPDELAQPYGEIKDWSAGECEAIPGKTMPHIQVVERDYAAVYNKMISLGPVVKDKPIGTKGISWSASEEYEKLKGILGVHRKDGVGQGCPDLSTDRNVAEAILTLSSTTNGKMAVRAWEALEQKTALHLKDLAEERSEECFTFDEITSKPKTVITSPAFSGSEKGGRRYSPFTTNVERLIPWRTLTGRQQFYIDHAMLREFGETLATFKPVLKHTPFHPNSKRPIEGGKEIVLNYLTPHNKWSIHSMYYDALPMLTLFRGGPTIWMNYEDAEEAGLVDNDWIECFNRNGVVVARAVVTHRIPRGMAFMYHAQDRHINVPGTKISQTRGGTHNSPTRIHVKPTHMIGGYAQLSYGFNYYGPTGNQRDLNVIIRKLQEVDWLED, from the coding sequence ATGAGTAACAAAAGCATGCCCTGGATGGGCAAACTCAAATATTTTGCCAAACGTGAAAAAAGTGCGGAGGGCTGGAGTGAAATGTCCCCGGTTAATCGGGACTGGGAAGATGTCTATCGCCGCCGCTGGCAGCATGACAAAGTGGTACGTTCCACACACGGAGTCAATTGTACCGGATCATGCAGCTGGCAGATCTATGTAAAGGATGGCATTGTGACCTGGGAAACGCAGGCAACCGATTATCCTTCAACTGGACCGGATATGCCGGAATTTGAACCACGGGGATGCCCGCGTGGAGCGAGCTTTTCATGGTATTTGTACAGTCCACTGCGTGTCAAACATCCCTACGTACGTGGTGCGCTGCTGGATATGTGGCGTGATGCACTTCAGACACATGGTGACCCGGTCCAAGCGTGGTCCAGCATTGCGGATGATCCTGCAAAAGTAAAAAGATATAAATCCGTACGTGGTAAAGGTGGATTGGTTCGTGCGTCTTGGGGAGAAGTTACACAGATTATTGCAGCTTCTTTGATTCATACGATCAAAGAATACGGACCCGACCGAATTATTGGTTTCTCACCGATTCCTGCCATGTCGATGGTCAGTTATGCAGCAGGATCACGGTTCTTATCCTTGATGGGATCACCATTGCTCAGTTTCTACGACTGGTATGCGGATCTACCACCGGCTTCACCTCAGATCTGGGGTGATCAAACGGACGTACCGGAGAGCAGTGACTGGTACAACTCGGGATACATTCTGGTATGGGGCTCGAATCTGCCAATGACGCGGACACCGGATGCCCACTTCCTGGCTGAAGCACGTTATCGGGGAACAAAAGTGGTATCCATCAGCCCGGACTATGCGGAGTATGTGAAATTCGCAGATACGTGGATGTCGGTAAAACAAGGGACGGACGGCGCTCTGGCGATGGCTATGGGCCATGTCATTCTAAAAGAGTTTTACATTGAAAAACCTACGGACTATTTCATGCAATATGCCAAACAGTATACTGATTTTCCAAATCTGCTGATTGTAGAAGAAAAAGATGGCGTACACACAGCAGGCAGATTTCTCGTTGGGGAAGATCTGGGCATCACAGGCAATAATATGGCTTGGAAAACGCTTGTATATGATGAAAACAGTGGAACCTATGCCATGCCAAAAGGAAGTTTGGGCTTCCGTTGGGGCGAAGAAGGCACATGGAATCTCAAAATGGAACACGTAGAGAACGGTGAGCCGATTGATCCAAGATTATCCTTGCTCGGTGTTCACCACGACCTCGTCACCATTCAACTGCCCTACTTTGATGACGAAGGTAAACATATCATGCAACGTCAGATTCCTGTACGTCGAATATGGCTTGAGGATCGATGGATCATGGTCACAGCCGTATATGATCTTGTGCTTGCGAAGTACGGAGTCGAACGAGAAATGACCCGCTCTGCGGATTCAACAGAAGTTGTCACTAATGGAGAACAGTTGAGTGTACGTATTAACCGTGGAGACGACATCTTGCATGAACCGCAGGAAAAACCGTTTACCCCTGCATGGCAAGAGAAAATTACCGGTGTAGATCAAGAAACGGTTACGCAGATTGCCCGTGAGTTTGCACAGAATGCCATCGATACCCAAGGTCGGTCCATGATCATCATGGGAGCAGGTATTAATCACTGGTACAACTCCGACGTTATCTATCGCGCAATAATTAACCTAATTCTGATGACTGGCTGTCAGGGTGTGAATGGTGGAGGCTGGGCCCATTATGTCGGTCAAGAAAAATTGCGTCCGGCTGAAGGCTGGCAAACGATTGCCTTTGCTCGTGACTGGACCGGACCTGCACGTCTGCAGAACGGAACATCCTTCTTCTACTTTGCAACAGATCAATGGAGATACGAGGAGACCCAAGTCGAAGAGTTGACTTCGGCGCTTGAAGGTGAACCCCGGTTCCAGCATGTAGCCGATTATAATGTGATGGCTGCTCGTATGGGCTGGCTTCCATCCTATCCACAATTCAATCGCAACTCGATTGATCTGCATCAGGATGCATTGCAGGCCGGAGCAACGACGAAGGAAGAGATTGGTGCTTATGTTGCTTCCGAGTTACAGAACAAAAATCTGAAGTTCTCGATCGAGCAACCGGATGATCCGGCGAACTTCCCACGTGTGCTATTTGTCTGGAGAGCAAATCTGATCTCAAGTTCTGGCAAAGGACATGAGTATTTCCTCAAGCATCTACTCGGTGCTACGAACGGATTGTTGAACGATGACGATCATGGATTGCGCCCAGAACATGTGGAGTGGGTGGATGAGGCACCGGAAGGCAAGCTTGATCTGATGATCAATATGGATTTCCGTATGGCAGGAACAGCGATGTATTCCGATATTGTGCTGCCAGCAGCGACCTGGTATGAGAAAAGCGATCTGAGCAGTACGGATATGCATCCGTTCGTTCATCCATTCAATCCGGCGGTAGCCGCGCAGTGGGAATCCCGTTCCGACTGGGATACCTTCAAGGAAATCGCACGTGTATTCTCCGAGATGGCTGCGCAGCAATTCGATGGGCCGCAGAAGGAGATCATTGCTACACCGCTCTTGCATGATTCACCGGATGAGCTTGCTCAACCGTACGGAGAGATCAAAGACTGGAGTGCGGGAGAATGTGAAGCAATCCCGGGTAAAACGATGCCACATATTCAGGTCGTGGAACGTGACTATGCTGCCGTATATAACAAAATGATCAGTCTAGGACCTGTGGTGAAGGATAAACCAATCGGTACCAAAGGCATATCCTGGTCTGCTAGTGAAGAGTATGAAAAACTCAAGGGTATTCTGGGCGTGCACCGTAAAGATGGCGTTGGACAAGGATGTCCGGATCTGAGCACCGACCGCAATGTTGCGGAGGCCATTCTGACCTTGTCCAGTACAACGAATGGCAAGATGGCCGTACGTGCGTGGGAAGCGCTGGAACAGAAAACGGCATTACATCTGAAAGATTTGGCTGAGGAACGGTCTGAGGAATGTTTTACATTTGACGAGATCACTTCCAAACCGAAAACGGTCATTACCTCGCCTGCATTCAGCGGATCTGAAAAAGGCGGACGCCGATATTCGCCATTCACCACCAATGTGGAGCGCCTGATTCCATGGCGTACATTGACCGGCAGACAGCAGTTCTATATTGATCATGCGATGCTCCGTGAGTTCGGAGAGACATTAGCGACATTTAAACCTGTGTTGAAGCATACGCCGTTCCATCCGAACAGCAAACGTCCGATCGAAGGTGGCAAAGAAATTGTCCTGAATTACCTGACACCGCATAACAAGTGGTCAATCCACAGTATGTACTATGATGCGCTGCCGATGCTGACGTTGTTCCGAGGTGGCCCAACAATCTGGATGAACTACGAAGATGCAGAAGAAGCCGGACTGGTCGACAACGACTGGATCGAATGTTTCAACCGTAACGGGGTAGTCGTTGCCAGAGCCGTAGTAACACACCGTATTCCTCGCGGCATGGCATTCATGTATCATGCTCAGGACCGTCACATTAACGTTCCGGGTACCAAAATATCACAGACACGTGGGGGTACACATAACAGTCCGACACGTATTCATGTGAAGCCAACACATATGATCGGTGGTTATGCCCAGTTAAGTTATGGCTTCAACTACTATGGCCCGACAGGTAACCAGCGTGACCTCAATGTCATCATAAGAAAACTGCAGGAGGTGGATTGGCTTGAAGATTAA
- the moaA gene encoding GTP 3',8-cyclase MoaA: MESKLMDPFGRIHDYLRISVTDRCNLRCVYCMPEEGMQFEPTERILSYEEITSIVKALAPLGIRKLRLTGGEPLVRKGLDQLIAMLSAIPGIEDIALTTNGIYLAAYADLLKAAGLTRVNISLDSLKPERFASITRGGKVQRVLDGIKASQKAGFHPIKLNVVLMKGVNDDEVEDFLRMTRDEPIHIRFIEYMPIGDSGDGWRSGYLPLEHVLETCGASWNYESCGEVYGNGPADSYRIKGAAGTFGLIHPVSSHFCGNCNRLRLTADGNIKPCLYWSDEFNVRPLVGDDKAVQGLFYKALGAKPETHDMVKALNGQQIDGTPTLRNMSQIGG, translated from the coding sequence ATGGAATCGAAATTAATGGACCCATTTGGAAGAATACATGATTACTTAAGAATTTCGGTTACGGATCGCTGTAATCTCCGCTGTGTGTATTGTATGCCGGAGGAAGGAATGCAGTTTGAACCGACAGAACGAATCCTGTCCTATGAAGAAATCACGTCCATCGTTAAGGCGCTTGCTCCATTAGGCATTAGGAAATTGCGTTTAACTGGAGGGGAGCCTCTTGTTCGCAAGGGTCTGGATCAACTGATTGCCATGTTGTCCGCCATTCCAGGAATTGAAGATATCGCATTGACAACCAATGGCATCTATTTGGCAGCCTATGCGGATCTGCTGAAGGCTGCGGGGCTAACACGGGTGAACATAAGCCTGGATTCTTTGAAGCCAGAACGATTCGCAAGCATTACCCGGGGCGGCAAGGTGCAGCGTGTGCTGGATGGCATTAAAGCCAGTCAAAAGGCTGGATTTCATCCGATCAAGCTGAACGTGGTGCTGATGAAAGGCGTGAACGACGATGAAGTGGAAGACTTTCTGAGGATGACCCGGGATGAACCCATTCATATTCGTTTTATCGAGTACATGCCTATAGGTGACAGTGGTGATGGCTGGAGATCAGGATATCTACCACTCGAACATGTGCTGGAAACATGCGGAGCATCATGGAACTACGAAAGCTGTGGTGAAGTTTACGGCAATGGTCCCGCAGATAGTTACCGCATAAAGGGAGCTGCTGGAACCTTTGGTCTGATCCATCCGGTCAGCAGTCATTTCTGCGGAAATTGCAATCGACTCAGGCTGACGGCAGACGGAAATATCAAACCTTGTCTCTACTGGTCGGATGAGTTCAATGTTCGTCCACTCGTAGGTGATGACAAGGCGGTTCAGGGCTTATTTTACAAGGCACTCGGAGCCAAACCCGAAACCCATGACATGGTAAAAGCCTTAAACGGGCAACAGATCGACGGCACGCCAACGTTGCGAAATATGTCGCAAATCGGAGGTTAG